The proteins below come from a single Amycolatopsis lurida genomic window:
- a CDS encoding MFS transporter yields MGDVVPGHYRELFAAKGSLAFSAAGLVARIPVPMMGIGIITMLAQTRGDYGLAGLLSAVFTLSMALLGPQVSRLVDRRGQSRILLPVTGISVMALGALLLCARFGAPVWTLYASAILAGFMPSMAAMVRARWSRLYRGSARLHTAFAWESVVDELTFVIGPALSVALCTTVFPEAGPLVAVVFLAVGVLLFVAQRETEPPVLPPGGSAGSSAIRLGAVRVLVLTLVAGGVIVGTVDVVSVAFARHVGSPSAAGVVVSVYAVGSAISGLAFGTLKPAMTPPRLLLIGTAGTAASVLPLLVVDGVVSLCAVVFVAGLFFSPTMIVVMGMIEKVVPAEKLTEGMTWAITGLSIGVALGAAISGEVVDRFGPDGGFAVAVVAGGLIVLIALLSYPLLRRKTAISEEAAR; encoded by the coding sequence GTGGGGGATGTCGTGCCGGGTCACTACCGAGAGCTGTTCGCCGCGAAAGGCTCTCTCGCCTTCTCCGCCGCCGGATTGGTCGCGAGGATCCCCGTCCCGATGATGGGCATCGGGATCATCACGATGCTGGCGCAGACGCGGGGTGACTACGGGCTCGCGGGGCTGCTCTCGGCGGTGTTCACGCTGTCCATGGCGTTGCTCGGGCCGCAGGTGTCGAGGCTGGTGGACCGCCGGGGGCAGAGCCGGATCCTGTTGCCCGTCACGGGGATCAGCGTGATGGCGCTCGGCGCGCTCCTGCTCTGCGCGCGCTTCGGGGCGCCGGTCTGGACGCTGTACGCGTCCGCGATCCTCGCCGGATTCATGCCCAGTATGGCGGCGATGGTCCGGGCACGCTGGTCGCGGCTGTATCGCGGCTCGGCCCGACTGCACACCGCTTTCGCGTGGGAATCGGTGGTCGACGAACTGACTTTCGTCATCGGCCCCGCGTTGTCGGTGGCGCTGTGCACCACCGTCTTCCCCGAAGCCGGGCCGCTGGTCGCCGTGGTGTTCCTCGCTGTCGGAGTGCTGCTGTTCGTCGCGCAGCGCGAGACGGAACCACCCGTGCTGCCGCCGGGCGGGTCGGCCGGAAGTTCGGCGATCCGGCTGGGCGCGGTGCGGGTGCTGGTGCTGACGCTGGTGGCGGGCGGCGTCATCGTCGGCACGGTCGACGTCGTCAGCGTGGCGTTCGCCCGGCACGTCGGGTCGCCGTCGGCCGCTGGTGTCGTCGTTTCGGTCTACGCCGTGGGCTCCGCGATCTCGGGCCTGGCCTTCGGGACGCTCAAGCCTGCCATGACACCGCCTCGACTGCTCCTGATCGGCACCGCGGGCACGGCGGCGAGCGTGCTGCCGTTGCTGGTCGTCGACGGCGTCGTCAGCCTGTGCGCGGTGGTGTTCGTCGCCGGATTGTTCTTTTCTCCCACGATGATCGTCGTCATGGGGATGATCGAGAAGGTAGTGCCGGCGGAGAAGCTGACCGAGGGGATGACGTGGGCGATCACCGGTCTGAGCATCGGTGTCGCGCTCGGCGCCGCGATATCGGGTGAGGTCGTCGACCGTTTCGGGCCGGACGGCGGGTTCGCCGTGGCGGTCGTCGCCGGTGGCTTGATCGTCCTGATCGCCTTGCTCTCGTATCCTCTGCTGCGCAGGAAGACCGCGATCAGTGAGGAGGCGGCACGCTGA
- a CDS encoding TetR/AcrR family transcriptional regulator: MSGVSHRTVAREAGLPATAAAYHFRGIGDLLTAALTQCMDEDSERMRVLAAEADGGEDALRRFAALMAEVVAKPGHLLAEYELYLLAARDPKLRESTDRWMAALADFARRYTADPVRVEMLVALVDGVLLQGLLRDEPPTAERFEAILRTALPS; this comes from the coding sequence GTGTCGGGGGTCAGTCATCGCACCGTCGCCCGCGAGGCGGGGTTGCCCGCGACGGCGGCCGCGTACCACTTCCGGGGGATCGGCGACCTGCTGACCGCCGCGCTGACCCAGTGCATGGACGAGGACTCCGAACGGATGCGGGTCCTCGCCGCCGAGGCCGACGGGGGCGAGGACGCACTACGGAGGTTCGCCGCCTTGATGGCCGAAGTCGTCGCCAAACCAGGGCATCTGCTGGCGGAGTACGAGTTGTACCTCTTGGCGGCGAGGGACCCGAAGCTCCGCGAGTCGACCGATCGCTGGATGGCGGCCTTGGCGGACTTCGCCCGCCGCTACACCGCCGACCCGGTGCGGGTCGAGATGCTGGTCGCGCTGGTGGACGGGGTGCTGCTGCAGGGATTGCTGCGCGACGAGCCGCCGACGGCGGAACGGTTCGAGGCCATTCTCCGGACCGCGCTGCCCTCGTGA
- a CDS encoding aldo/keto reductase — translation MEYRRLGASGLSVSEISYGNWLTHQDGAECVQAALEAGVTTFHTAAAWDGGAAEENLAAALSHARRDDLVLCTGVFWPEGPGVNDAGLSRKHLVTSLHGSLRRLRTDYIDVYQLLRFDYRTPLEETFLALSDLVRQGKILYAGTAEWTAEQLLEARPIAERHGVPLIANQPHYSMLWRVAEAQVMPVCERSGIGQFASVPLAQGVLTGKYRPGEIPPGSRAAKAVEARPLLLPDLLERVGMLRGVADEAGLTMAQLALAWTLQHNTVASVVTGASTAAQVTENAKAAGVVLDLDALTRIDHLLGSFVQTDPRLTWSPPATT, via the coding sequence ATGGAGTACCGCAGGCTCGGCGCGAGCGGCTTGTCCGTCAGCGAGATCTCCTACGGCAACTGGCTCACCCACCAGGACGGTGCGGAATGCGTGCAGGCCGCGCTCGAGGCGGGCGTCACGACCTTCCACACCGCCGCGGCCTGGGACGGCGGCGCCGCCGAGGAGAACCTCGCCGCGGCACTGAGCCACGCCCGCCGCGACGATCTCGTCCTGTGCACCGGCGTGTTCTGGCCGGAAGGGCCGGGCGTCAACGACGCGGGCCTCAGCCGCAAACACCTGGTCACATCCCTGCACGGCTCGCTCCGGCGGCTGCGCACGGACTACATCGACGTCTACCAGCTGCTGCGGTTCGACTACCGCACGCCGCTGGAGGAGACGTTCCTCGCGCTGTCGGATCTGGTGCGGCAGGGGAAGATCCTCTACGCGGGCACCGCGGAATGGACGGCGGAGCAGCTGCTCGAGGCACGGCCGATCGCCGAGCGGCACGGCGTCCCGCTCATCGCGAACCAGCCGCACTACTCGATGCTGTGGCGGGTCGCCGAAGCCCAGGTGATGCCGGTGTGCGAACGCTCCGGGATCGGGCAGTTCGCGTCGGTCCCTCTCGCGCAGGGCGTGCTGACCGGCAAGTACCGGCCGGGCGAGATCCCGCCGGGCTCACGGGCCGCGAAGGCGGTCGAGGCGCGGCCGTTGCTCCTGCCGGACCTTCTCGAACGCGTCGGCATGCTGCGCGGCGTCGCCGACGAGGCCGGGCTGACCATGGCTCAGCTGGCGCTCGCGTGGACGTTGCAGCACAACACCGTCGCTTCCGTGGTGACCGGCGCGAGCACCGCCGCCCAGGTGACCGAGAACGCGAAGGCGGCAGGCGTGGTGCTGGACCTCGACGCGCTGACGCGGATCGATCACCTGCTGGGCAGTTTCGTGCAGACGGATCCGCGGCTGACCTGGTCACCACCCGCGACCACGTAG
- a CDS encoding SDR family oxidoreductase yields MEVTGRVVVLTGAAHGIGAAMARRFATEGAAGVVVSDLDLEGAEKVVAEITAAGGAAIARHADASSKEDLKTLVTDARSTFGAVDLFCSNAGAAFGTGVHAADEQWTRSWAINVMQHVHAAQVALPAMLSRGHGYLLITASGAGLLGTPGDAPYSVTKHAAVGLAEWLAITYRPRGIRVSALCPLGVRTALLEPGIAAGHPAALAIAAAAPLLEPEDVAESVVHGLASEEFLILPHESVRETYARKAAGLDEWIDRTILETGARKR; encoded by the coding sequence GTGGAAGTAACAGGACGAGTCGTCGTGCTGACCGGCGCGGCACACGGTATCGGCGCCGCCATGGCCAGGCGGTTCGCCACCGAGGGCGCCGCCGGGGTGGTCGTCTCCGATCTCGACCTCGAGGGCGCGGAGAAGGTGGTCGCCGAGATCACCGCCGCGGGCGGCGCCGCGATCGCCCGCCACGCCGACGCGTCGTCCAAAGAGGACTTGAAGACGCTGGTGACCGACGCCCGTTCGACCTTCGGCGCGGTGGACCTGTTCTGCTCCAACGCCGGCGCCGCGTTCGGGACGGGCGTGCACGCCGCGGACGAACAGTGGACCCGCTCGTGGGCGATCAACGTCATGCAGCACGTGCACGCCGCGCAGGTCGCGCTCCCCGCGATGTTGAGCCGGGGCCACGGATACCTGCTGATCACGGCGTCGGGCGCGGGCCTGCTGGGCACCCCGGGCGACGCGCCGTATTCGGTGACCAAGCACGCGGCCGTCGGACTCGCCGAATGGCTGGCCATCACCTACCGTCCGCGCGGGATACGGGTCAGCGCGCTGTGCCCGCTCGGCGTGCGGACCGCGCTCCTGGAACCCGGGATCGCGGCCGGGCACCCCGCCGCGCTCGCGATCGCCGCCGCCGCGCCCCTGCTGGAGCCGGAGGACGTCGCGGAGTCCGTCGTGCACGGGCTGGCGTCGGAGGAGTTCCTGATCCTGCCGCACGAATCGGTGCGGGAGACCTACGCCCGCAAGGCGGCAGGCCTCGACGAATGGATCGACCGCACCATCCTCGAAACCGGCGCGCGGAAGAGGTGA
- a CDS encoding type I polyketide synthase, with translation MSHATARTRVLGVNPLGRPDPGLAAAVARGGGLGIVDIGSTASQSDYGFPFGLRIPAGRPVRDEEVRESGAGLVLLAEGAVWRGRAGLPVLAEVTGVEQAVRMLDAGASGLVARGAEAGGSDLTTFVLLQRLLARFGEGVPVWAYGGIGPRTAVAAIAGGAAGVVLDGLGLFPEADVPEADRVELARADDGLSAMLANRFEDAESAVRSVVRSLAVPAALHADQGERLCRTLGTRLPVVQGPMTRVSDQPGFAAAVAAKDGFPFVAVATANGAKTTELLGRTAEALGERPWGAGILGFVPEALRAEQLAAIRAARPRCVLIAGGKPAQAKTLEADGISTFLHVPSPILLRQFLDAGIRRFVFEGAECGGHIGPRSSFVLWEQQMDVLREHGGDDVEVLFAGGIHDARSAAMVSSMAEPLSGGVGVLMGTAYLFTEEAVTHGAITGTFQDRVLDAGSTVTLETAPGHLTRCLPSPYTDEFAALKAGLRADGVPPQEAWQRLEELNTGRLRIASKGIRREGDALVEVDTLGQLAEGMYMAGQVTVLREDRTDIAALHREVTEGAAELLAVRAPAEESVVDGDIAIVGMACVFPGAPDLPAFWSTVLHGADAVTEVPDQRWDKEIYADQSTSKWGGFLPPVDFDPLAYGIPPKSMGSIDPAQLVSLQTARRALEDAGYGEGGFDRERTSVIFGAEAGGDLANAGVLRALLPSYLEDVPDELLAQLPELTEDSFPGTLANVISGRIANRLDLGGANYTVDAACGSSLAALDLAVKELRAGTSSMVLCGAVDLHNGVNDYLMFTSAGALSPTGRCRPFDAAADGIALGEGVACLVLKRRSDAERDGDRVYAVVKGVGAASDGKALGLTAPRPEGQRRALARAYSDAGVSPADVSLVEAHGTGTVVGDATELTTLTEFFLAAGAEPGTCALGSVKSQIGHTKCAAGLAGLMKAALALWHEVVPPTLHLSRPNPAWDAESSPFTFSTGARPMPVPRGREFAGVSAFGFGGTNFHAVLAAPGVPPSRRHGPRDWDAELVLLRGTDVDAARATLRDLLAANEGRPLREIAALAAESGGSAPVRLAVVASDVAELREAAENGGGLVAEDTEAGAVAFLFPGQGSQRTGMLADLFVHFPDLADVLRLAPDVAATTFPPRAFSEDARAAQDEALKDTRVAQPALGLVESAVCRLFADLGVRPDLLAGHSYGELTALSVAGAFDTPTLVALSRARARSIAEVAGADPGAMAAVKASSEELAAALDHPDVVLANHNAPGQTVLSGPTVAIEEAVRELRAQGIGAKRIPVACAFHSPLVAGASDVFAVDLDNAEIGEPGPPVWSNRTARPYEAGAVRAELAAQIGSPVRFVELIEDMYAAGARTFVEAGPGQVLSRLVKDILGDRPHSVIACDPGGPGLRGFLTALARLALIGVDVRTERLFRGRVRVGPLPKPAWTVDGQTVRAPGGEVPAHGLVPARRIPRTTMNQPAPGRDQAVVEFLRTSRELLAAQRDVMLGYLGTAPLAPAPVQAPVVPALVPSIEAAVVVPEPEPVAEAAVTDVLATVIGAISERTGYPAEMIDADLDLEADLSIDSIKRTEIAGSLLAKLGLTGRVHDDAQDQLSRDRTASALAARLRKWLEPAAPAAAAPVPAETPVGTAPGRYLLDRVSAPLGTPDLAEVSGKSVAVSFEPGQEELAESVRAVFADAGALPGERGEADFVVVLNPLSDAEEPVAAQVFGLLKAAKGAVLVVARPGTAHTAGLRGLVRAAARERKEPTRLVELESTVDLARIVLEEVIADGPVAVRYDTAGRAAFEPSAGSLGSIAYAGAGPGGGEAKALGLDEDSVLLLIGGARGITARAAVALAASGCRVELAGRTPWPAEPGDEDLPGDAPGMRSALAARGGSLADIERRVRTVLAQREIARTLDQIRAAGGTAAYRPLDVRDAAAVRQVVKDLHTRYGRIDGVVHAAGVIDDKLMADKDEQSFRTVYGTKVDGARALLDALEHFGVRPAFVTFFGSISAVLGNRGQTDYAAANDALETLGEQWAERTGCRALTVHWGPWAPSGDHAGMVSPELAREYERREVALIDPDEGTAALLRELAYGPADVRSVLYTASLW, from the coding sequence GTGAGTCATGCGACGGCGCGCACGCGGGTACTCGGCGTCAATCCGCTCGGACGTCCCGATCCGGGGCTGGCGGCCGCCGTCGCCAGGGGTGGCGGTCTCGGGATCGTGGATATCGGGTCCACGGCGTCCCAATCGGACTACGGGTTCCCGTTCGGCCTTCGGATCCCGGCGGGACGTCCCGTGCGGGACGAAGAGGTACGGGAAAGCGGCGCGGGGCTCGTCCTGCTGGCCGAGGGGGCGGTCTGGCGGGGCAGGGCCGGCCTCCCCGTGCTGGCCGAGGTGACCGGTGTCGAGCAGGCCGTCCGAATGCTCGACGCCGGCGCCTCCGGTCTGGTGGCGAGGGGAGCCGAGGCGGGCGGCTCGGACCTCACCACCTTCGTCCTGCTGCAACGGTTGCTGGCGCGGTTCGGCGAGGGCGTCCCGGTGTGGGCGTACGGAGGCATCGGGCCGAGGACGGCGGTCGCCGCGATCGCCGGCGGCGCGGCGGGCGTGGTGCTCGACGGGCTCGGCCTGTTCCCCGAGGCCGACGTGCCCGAGGCGGACCGCGTCGAGCTGGCCAGGGCCGACGATGGACTCAGCGCGATGCTCGCGAATCGCTTCGAGGACGCGGAAAGCGCTGTCCGCTCGGTCGTGCGGTCGCTCGCGGTGCCGGCGGCGCTCCACGCGGATCAAGGTGAACGGCTGTGCCGCACCTTGGGAACCCGTCTGCCGGTCGTGCAGGGTCCGATGACGCGGGTGAGCGACCAGCCCGGTTTCGCCGCCGCCGTGGCCGCGAAAGACGGCTTCCCCTTCGTCGCGGTCGCCACCGCGAACGGCGCCAAGACCACCGAGTTGCTCGGCCGCACCGCCGAAGCCCTCGGCGAACGACCCTGGGGAGCGGGCATCCTCGGCTTCGTCCCGGAGGCCCTGCGCGCCGAACAGCTCGCGGCGATCCGCGCGGCGCGCCCACGATGCGTGCTGATCGCGGGCGGGAAACCCGCGCAGGCCAAGACGCTGGAGGCCGACGGTATCTCGACCTTCCTCCACGTGCCGTCGCCGATCCTCCTGCGGCAGTTCCTCGACGCCGGGATCCGCCGGTTCGTCTTCGAGGGCGCCGAATGCGGCGGGCATATCGGCCCGCGGTCGAGCTTCGTGCTGTGGGAACAGCAGATGGACGTCCTGCGCGAACACGGCGGCGATGACGTCGAGGTCCTGTTCGCGGGCGGGATCCACGACGCCCGCTCCGCCGCGATGGTCTCGTCGATGGCGGAGCCTCTGAGCGGCGGCGTCGGTGTCTTGATGGGCACTGCGTACCTGTTCACCGAAGAGGCGGTGACCCACGGCGCCATCACCGGGACCTTCCAGGACCGCGTGCTCGACGCCGGGTCCACGGTCACCCTGGAGACCGCGCCCGGACATCTGACCCGCTGCCTGCCCAGCCCGTACACCGACGAGTTCGCCGCGCTGAAGGCCGGGCTCCGCGCGGACGGTGTCCCGCCGCAGGAGGCCTGGCAGCGGCTGGAGGAGCTGAACACCGGACGGCTGCGGATCGCGAGCAAGGGCATCCGGCGGGAAGGCGACGCGCTGGTCGAGGTCGACACTCTCGGCCAGCTCGCCGAAGGGATGTACATGGCGGGACAGGTGACCGTCTTGCGCGAAGACCGCACCGACATCGCCGCCCTGCACCGGGAAGTCACGGAAGGCGCGGCCGAACTGCTCGCCGTCCGCGCTCCCGCCGAAGAGTCCGTTGTGGACGGTGACATCGCCATCGTCGGGATGGCCTGCGTGTTCCCGGGGGCGCCCGATCTCCCGGCCTTCTGGTCCACCGTCCTGCACGGTGCCGACGCCGTCACCGAGGTGCCGGACCAGCGCTGGGACAAGGAGATCTACGCGGACCAGTCGACGTCGAAATGGGGCGGTTTCCTGCCGCCGGTGGACTTCGATCCGCTCGCCTACGGCATCCCGCCGAAGTCGATGGGCAGCATCGACCCGGCACAGCTGGTCTCCCTGCAGACCGCGCGCCGCGCCCTCGAAGACGCCGGTTACGGCGAAGGCGGCTTCGACCGCGAGCGCACCAGCGTCATCTTCGGCGCCGAAGCCGGGGGAGACCTGGCGAATGCCGGAGTGCTGCGCGCGCTGCTCCCCAGCTACCTCGAGGACGTCCCGGATGAACTCCTCGCCCAGCTGCCGGAACTGACCGAAGACTCTTTCCCCGGCACCCTCGCCAACGTCATCTCCGGCCGCATCGCCAACCGGCTCGACCTCGGCGGCGCCAACTACACCGTCGACGCCGCGTGCGGCTCCTCGCTGGCCGCGCTGGACCTCGCGGTGAAGGAACTGCGGGCGGGGACGAGTTCGATGGTCCTGTGCGGCGCGGTCGATCTGCACAACGGCGTCAACGACTACCTCATGTTCACCTCGGCGGGTGCCCTGTCGCCGACCGGCCGGTGCCGTCCGTTCGACGCGGCGGCCGACGGGATCGCCCTCGGCGAGGGCGTCGCTTGTCTCGTGCTCAAGCGGCGGTCCGACGCCGAACGCGACGGCGACCGCGTGTACGCCGTGGTCAAGGGCGTCGGCGCCGCCAGTGACGGCAAGGCGCTCGGCCTCACCGCGCCGCGTCCCGAGGGACAGCGACGGGCCCTCGCCCGCGCGTACAGCGACGCCGGCGTGTCCCCGGCGGACGTATCGCTCGTCGAGGCGCACGGTACGGGCACGGTCGTCGGCGACGCCACCGAACTGACCACGCTCACCGAGTTCTTCCTCGCCGCGGGTGCCGAACCGGGCACGTGCGCGCTGGGCTCGGTGAAGAGCCAGATCGGGCACACGAAATGCGCCGCGGGACTGGCGGGCCTGATGAAGGCGGCGCTGGCGCTGTGGCACGAGGTCGTGCCGCCGACACTGCACCTGAGCAGGCCGAACCCCGCCTGGGACGCCGAGAGCAGTCCCTTCACCTTCTCCACCGGCGCCCGGCCGATGCCGGTTCCGCGCGGACGCGAGTTCGCCGGAGTGAGCGCGTTCGGGTTCGGTGGGACCAATTTCCACGCGGTGCTCGCCGCCCCCGGAGTGCCGCCGTCGCGGCGGCACGGCCCGCGTGACTGGGACGCCGAGCTGGTCCTGCTCCGCGGCACCGACGTGGACGCCGCCCGTGCCACCCTGCGGGATCTGCTGGCGGCCAACGAAGGCCGTCCGCTGCGGGAGATCGCGGCCCTCGCCGCCGAATCGGGAGGCTCCGCGCCGGTGCGGCTCGCGGTCGTCGCAAGTGACGTCGCGGAACTGCGCGAGGCCGCCGAGAACGGTGGAGGTCTCGTCGCCGAGGACACCGAAGCCGGTGCGGTCGCGTTCCTGTTCCCCGGCCAAGGCAGCCAGCGGACGGGAATGCTGGCGGACCTGTTCGTGCACTTCCCCGACCTGGCCGACGTCCTGCGGCTCGCTCCCGACGTCGCCGCGACGACGTTCCCGCCGCGCGCGTTCAGCGAAGACGCCCGCGCCGCGCAGGACGAAGCGCTGAAGGACACGCGTGTCGCGCAGCCCGCGCTCGGGCTCGTCGAGTCGGCCGTCTGCCGGTTGTTCGCCGACCTCGGCGTCCGGCCGGATCTGCTGGCGGGGCACAGCTACGGCGAACTGACCGCCCTGTCGGTCGCGGGCGCGTTCGACACGCCGACCTTGGTGGCGCTCAGCCGGGCCAGGGCCCGTTCGATCGCCGAAGTCGCGGGCGCGGATCCGGGCGCGATGGCCGCGGTGAAGGCGTCCAGCGAGGAACTGGCCGCCGCCCTCGATCACCCGGACGTCGTACTGGCCAACCACAACGCGCCGGGACAGACCGTCCTTTCCGGACCGACGGTCGCCATCGAGGAGGCGGTCCGCGAACTGCGAGCACAGGGAATCGGCGCGAAGCGGATCCCGGTCGCCTGTGCCTTCCACAGTCCGCTGGTGGCCGGGGCGAGCGACGTCTTCGCCGTCGACCTCGACAACGCCGAGATCGGCGAGCCGGGTCCGCCGGTGTGGTCGAACCGCACCGCCCGGCCGTACGAAGCCGGAGCGGTCCGTGCCGAGCTCGCTGCGCAGATCGGCTCACCGGTGCGCTTCGTCGAACTGATCGAGGACATGTACGCGGCAGGCGCGCGCACCTTCGTGGAAGCGGGCCCCGGGCAGGTGCTTTCCCGGCTGGTCAAGGACATTCTCGGCGACCGGCCGCACAGCGTGATCGCGTGCGACCCCGGCGGGCCGGGGCTGCGCGGGTTCCTCACCGCGCTCGCGCGCCTGGCCCTCATCGGTGTCGATGTGCGCACCGAACGGCTCTTCCGCGGCCGGGTCCGTGTCGGCCCGCTCCCCAAGCCCGCTTGGACCGTGGACGGCCAGACCGTCCGCGCGCCCGGCGGCGAGGTCCCCGCCCATGGGCTCGTGCCCGCCCGACGAATCCCGAGGACGACCATGAACCAGCCCGCGCCCGGACGTGACCAGGCCGTCGTCGAATTCCTCCGTACCAGCCGCGAACTACTGGCGGCGCAACGGGACGTGATGCTGGGATACCTCGGCACCGCGCCGCTCGCCCCCGCTCCGGTGCAGGCTCCGGTCGTGCCGGCGCTGGTGCCATCGATCGAGGCGGCGGTCGTCGTACCCGAGCCGGAGCCGGTCGCCGAGGCCGCGGTCACGGATGTCCTGGCCACCGTGATCGGCGCGATCAGCGAACGCACCGGCTATCCGGCCGAGATGATCGACGCCGATCTCGATCTGGAAGCGGATCTTTCCATCGACTCGATCAAACGCACCGAGATCGCGGGCTCGCTGCTCGCGAAGCTGGGCCTCACCGGCCGGGTGCACGACGACGCCCAAGATCAGCTCAGCCGCGACCGGACGGCGAGCGCGCTGGCCGCACGGCTGCGGAAGTGGCTCGAACCGGCGGCGCCTGCCGCCGCGGCACCGGTTCCCGCCGAGACACCGGTCGGAACGGCGCCCGGGCGATACCTGCTCGACCGCGTTTCCGCGCCGCTCGGCACGCCCGACCTCGCCGAGGTGAGCGGCAAATCGGTCGCGGTGAGCTTCGAGCCCGGTCAGGAGGAACTGGCCGAGTCGGTCCGCGCGGTGTTCGCCGACGCGGGTGCGCTGCCGGGGGAGCGGGGCGAGGCCGACTTCGTCGTCGTGCTGAATCCGTTGTCGGACGCCGAGGAACCCGTCGCGGCGCAGGTGTTCGGCCTGCTCAAGGCCGCCAAAGGTGCGGTGCTCGTGGTGGCGAGGCCGGGTACCGCGCACACCGCCGGACTGCGCGGACTTGTCCGGGCGGCGGCGCGGGAGCGTAAGGAGCCGACCAGGCTCGTCGAGCTGGAGTCCACAGTGGACCTCGCGCGGATAGTGCTCGAAGAGGTGATCGCCGACGGCCCGGTGGCCGTTCGCTACGACACCGCGGGACGCGCGGCGTTCGAGCCTTCTGCGGGCTCGCTCGGTTCGATCGCGTACGCGGGCGCCGGCCCCGGCGGGGGAGAGGCCAAGGCGCTCGGCCTCGACGAGGATTCGGTGCTGTTGCTGATCGGCGGCGCCCGTGGGATCACCGCGCGGGCGGCGGTCGCGCTGGCGGCGAGCGGATGCCGCGTCGAACTGGCGGGCCGCACGCCGTGGCCGGCCGAACCCGGCGACGAGGACCTTCCCGGTGACGCGCCGGGGATGCGCTCGGCTTTGGCCGCGCGCGGGGGTTCGCTGGCGGACATCGAACGCCGGGTGCGCACCGTGCTGGCCCAGCGCGAGATCGCACGGACGCTCGACCAGATCCGGGCAGCGGGCGGTACCGCCGCGTATCGGCCGCTCGACGTGCGCGACGCCGCGGCCGTCCGGCAGGTGGTCAAGGATCTGCACACGCGCTACGGCCGGATCGACGGCGTCGTCCACGCGGCCGGGGTGATCGACGACAAGCTGATGGCCGACAAGGACGAGCAGTCGTTCCGCACGGTCTACGGTACCAAAGTGGACGGTGCGCGGGCGTTGCTCGACGCACTGGAGCATTTCGGCGTGCGGCCCGCGTTCGTGACCTTCTTCGGGAGTATCTCCGCGGTTCTGGGAAACCGCGGTCAGACCGATTACGCGGCGGCCAACGACGCACTCGAAACCCTTGGCGAACAGTGGGCGGAACGTACCGGCTGCCGGGCGCTGACCGTCCACTGGGGACCGTGGGCGCCCTCGGGCGATCACGCGGGCATGGTCTCGCCCGAGCTGGCGCGCGAGTACGAGCGTCGCGAGGTGGCGCTGATCGACCCGGACGAGGGTACCGCCGCGCTCCTGCGTGAGCTGGCCTACGGTCCGGCCGACGTCCGCTCGGTGCTGTACACGGCGTCGCTGTGGTGA